One Hippocampus zosterae strain Florida chromosome 21, ASM2543408v3, whole genome shotgun sequence genomic region harbors:
- the waslb gene encoding WASP like actin nucleation promoting factor b isoform X2 yields MSGLHPQRQTNVGSILLTPQENDYLFNHLGRKCIALSSAVVQVFLADRNAAWSKRCCGVACLIKDNPQRSYFIRVFDIKDGKMLFEQELYNNFSINPSRPFFISFAGDSSQVGLNFASEEEAKRFRGHLSELLGKRQRKTGPALPMATVDIKNPEISTGHRFHSNSQMNNIMHSTFRKEKKNKGKKKRLTKADIGTPSNFQHIGHVGWDPNTGFDLNNLDPELKNLFDMCGISEAQLKDKETSKVIYDFIEKKGGVEAVKNELRRQAPPPPPSRGGPPPPPPHHGSAPPPPPPARGRGAPPPPPPSRAPVSAPPPPPPSRPGLTAPPPPPPSRGYLPPPPPPAHASAPGPPPPPPPPTSSIPSYGGPPPPPPPPPPASFEANGTVDSGLPVGGKSALLSQIREGTQLKKVEQKERPPASNTGRNALLNQIREGIQLKPRDETNDSPPSSLAPSAGIVGALMEVMQKRSKAIHSSDEDDDDEDDEDFEDEDEWDD; encoded by the exons GCGTTGTCCTCGGCGGTGGTCCAGGTCTTCCTGGCAGACCGGAACGCCGCCTGGTCCAAGAGATGTTGCGGCGTGGCCTGTCTGATCAAGGACAACCCGCAGCGGTCTTACTTCATCCGAGTCTTTGACATTAAG GACGGTAAGATGCTGTTCGAACAGGAGCTGTACAACAACTTTAGCATAAATCCCTCCAGACCATTCTTCATCTCGTTTGCTGGAGAC TCGAGCCAAGTGGGCCTGAACTTTGCCAGCGAGGAGGAGGCCAAGCGTTTCCGAGGTCACCTGTCAGAGCTCTTGGGCAAAAGGCAAAGGAAAACTG GCCCGGCGCTGCCCATGGCCACCGTGGACATCAAAAACCCCGAGATCAGCACGGGACACCGTTTTCACAGCAACTCTCAGATGAACAACATCATGCACTCCACGTTcaggaaggagaagaagaacaaagGCAAGAAGAAGCGGCTGACCAAGGCCGACATCGGCACGCCGAGCAACTTCCA GCACATCGGGCACGTCGGATGGGATCCAAACACAGGCTTTGAC TTGAACAACTTGGACCCCGAGCTGAAGAACCTCTTTGACATGTGCGGCATCTCCGAGGCGCAGCTGAAAGACAAAGAGACCTCCAAGGTCATCTATGACTTCATCGAGAAGAAGGGAGGCGTGGAAGCGGTCAAAAATGAGCTGCGGCGACAAG ctcccccgccccctccatccAGAGGGGgccctccaccccctccccctcaccaCGGCTCAgccccgccgcccccaccccccgcccgcgGCCGAGGcgccccgccgccccctccgccctCCCGAGCCCCCGTCTCCGCACCTCCGCCCCCACCTCCGTCCCGGCCGGGCTTgaccgctccgccgccgcctcccccgAGCCGAGGCTacctgcccccgcccccgccgccggccCACGCCTCGGCGCCcgggccgccgcctccgccgccgccccctacTTCCTCCATTCCTTCTTATGGAGGacctccgcctcctccgccccctcccccaccggCATCCTTTGAGGCCAACGGAACAGTGGACAGCGGTTTGCCGGTCGGCGGCAAGTCGGCCTTGCTGTCTCAGATCCGCGAAGGCACCCAGCTGAAGAAGGTGGAACAAAAGGAGCGGCCGCCGGCGTCCAACACCGGGCGAAATGCGCTCCTGAACCAAATCCGAGAAGGGATCCAACTCAAACCG CGGGACGAAACAAACGACTCGCCGCCGTCCTCCCTGGCCCCCTCGGCCGGCATCGTGGGGGCGCTGATGGAGGTCATGCAGAAGAGGAGCAAGGCCATTCATTCTTCAG atgaggacgacgacgacgaagatgATGAGGACTTTGAAGATGAGGATGAATGGGATGACTAG
- the waslb gene encoding WASP like actin nucleation promoting factor b isoform X1: MSGLHPQRQTNVGSILLTPQENDYLFNHLGRKCIALSSAVVQVFLADRNAAWSKRCCGVACLIKDNPQRSYFIRVFDIKDGKMLFEQELYNNFSINPSRPFFISFAGDSSQVGLNFASEEEAKRFRGHLSELLGKRQRKTEKRREPPNGPALPMATVDIKNPEISTGHRFHSNSQMNNIMHSTFRKEKKNKGKKKRLTKADIGTPSNFQHIGHVGWDPNTGFDLNNLDPELKNLFDMCGISEAQLKDKETSKVIYDFIEKKGGVEAVKNELRRQAPPPPPSRGGPPPPPPHHGSAPPPPPPARGRGAPPPPPPSRAPVSAPPPPPPSRPGLTAPPPPPPSRGYLPPPPPPAHASAPGPPPPPPPPTSSIPSYGGPPPPPPPPPPASFEANGTVDSGLPVGGKSALLSQIREGTQLKKVEQKERPPASNTGRNALLNQIREGIQLKPRDETNDSPPSSLAPSAGIVGALMEVMQKRSKAIHSSDEDDDDEDDEDFEDEDEWDD, encoded by the exons GCGTTGTCCTCGGCGGTGGTCCAGGTCTTCCTGGCAGACCGGAACGCCGCCTGGTCCAAGAGATGTTGCGGCGTGGCCTGTCTGATCAAGGACAACCCGCAGCGGTCTTACTTCATCCGAGTCTTTGACATTAAG GACGGTAAGATGCTGTTCGAACAGGAGCTGTACAACAACTTTAGCATAAATCCCTCCAGACCATTCTTCATCTCGTTTGCTGGAGAC TCGAGCCAAGTGGGCCTGAACTTTGCCAGCGAGGAGGAGGCCAAGCGTTTCCGAGGTCACCTGTCAGAGCTCTTGGGCAAAAGGCAAAGGAAAACTG AGAAGAGACGCGAGCCTCCAAATG GCCCGGCGCTGCCCATGGCCACCGTGGACATCAAAAACCCCGAGATCAGCACGGGACACCGTTTTCACAGCAACTCTCAGATGAACAACATCATGCACTCCACGTTcaggaaggagaagaagaacaaagGCAAGAAGAAGCGGCTGACCAAGGCCGACATCGGCACGCCGAGCAACTTCCA GCACATCGGGCACGTCGGATGGGATCCAAACACAGGCTTTGAC TTGAACAACTTGGACCCCGAGCTGAAGAACCTCTTTGACATGTGCGGCATCTCCGAGGCGCAGCTGAAAGACAAAGAGACCTCCAAGGTCATCTATGACTTCATCGAGAAGAAGGGAGGCGTGGAAGCGGTCAAAAATGAGCTGCGGCGACAAG ctcccccgccccctccatccAGAGGGGgccctccaccccctccccctcaccaCGGCTCAgccccgccgcccccaccccccgcccgcgGCCGAGGcgccccgccgccccctccgccctCCCGAGCCCCCGTCTCCGCACCTCCGCCCCCACCTCCGTCCCGGCCGGGCTTgaccgctccgccgccgcctcccccgAGCCGAGGCTacctgcccccgcccccgccgccggccCACGCCTCGGCGCCcgggccgccgcctccgccgccgccccctacTTCCTCCATTCCTTCTTATGGAGGacctccgcctcctccgccccctcccccaccggCATCCTTTGAGGCCAACGGAACAGTGGACAGCGGTTTGCCGGTCGGCGGCAAGTCGGCCTTGCTGTCTCAGATCCGCGAAGGCACCCAGCTGAAGAAGGTGGAACAAAAGGAGCGGCCGCCGGCGTCCAACACCGGGCGAAATGCGCTCCTGAACCAAATCCGAGAAGGGATCCAACTCAAACCG CGGGACGAAACAAACGACTCGCCGCCGTCCTCCCTGGCCCCCTCGGCCGGCATCGTGGGGGCGCTGATGGAGGTCATGCAGAAGAGGAGCAAGGCCATTCATTCTTCAG atgaggacgacgacgacgaagatgATGAGGACTTTGAAGATGAGGATGAATGGGATGACTAG
- the waslb gene encoding WASP like actin nucleation promoting factor b isoform X3: MMFCTTFLSAPSDERVCERGGGGGGGGGFGPAGCLSTLHCLVLPQDELYPNFAEPSAAQVRARGFIGDALPDVRAGACRDGDGGGMWDRVRRRRSRSVSPLPSKTPKSPCSDKGPALPMATVDIKNPEISTGHRFHSNSQMNNIMHSTFRKEKKNKGKKKRLTKADIGTPSNFQHIGHVGWDPNTGFDLNNLDPELKNLFDMCGISEAQLKDKETSKVIYDFIEKKGGVEAVKNELRRQAPPPPPSRGGPPPPPPHHGSAPPPPPPARGRGAPPPPPPSRAPVSAPPPPPPSRPGLTAPPPPPPSRGYLPPPPPPAHASAPGPPPPPPPPTSSIPSYGGPPPPPPPPPPASFEANGTVDSGLPVGGKSALLSQIREGTQLKKVEQKERPPASNTGRNALLNQIREGIQLKPRDETNDSPPSSLAPSAGIVGALMEVMQKRSKAIHSSDEDDDDEDDEDFEDEDEWDD, from the exons ATGATGTTCTGCACCACCTTCCTGTCGGCTCCCTCGGACGAGCGCGTTTGTGAAagaggcggcgggggcggcggcggcggggggtttGGCCCGGCGGGTTGCTTGTCCACCTTGCACTGCTTGGTCCTCCCCCAGGACGAACTGTACCCGAATTTCGCAGAGCCCTCCGCCGCACAAGTGCGAGCTCGCGGCTTTATCGGCGACGCGCTGCCGGACGTTAGGGCGGGCGCGTGCCGCGACGGGGACGGCGGGGGGATGTGGGACAGGGTGAGGAGGAGACGCAGTCGCTCCGTTTCGCCTTTACCAAGCAAAACGCCCAAAAGCCCTTGTAGTGACAAAG GCCCGGCGCTGCCCATGGCCACCGTGGACATCAAAAACCCCGAGATCAGCACGGGACACCGTTTTCACAGCAACTCTCAGATGAACAACATCATGCACTCCACGTTcaggaaggagaagaagaacaaagGCAAGAAGAAGCGGCTGACCAAGGCCGACATCGGCACGCCGAGCAACTTCCA GCACATCGGGCACGTCGGATGGGATCCAAACACAGGCTTTGAC TTGAACAACTTGGACCCCGAGCTGAAGAACCTCTTTGACATGTGCGGCATCTCCGAGGCGCAGCTGAAAGACAAAGAGACCTCCAAGGTCATCTATGACTTCATCGAGAAGAAGGGAGGCGTGGAAGCGGTCAAAAATGAGCTGCGGCGACAAG ctcccccgccccctccatccAGAGGGGgccctccaccccctccccctcaccaCGGCTCAgccccgccgcccccaccccccgcccgcgGCCGAGGcgccccgccgccccctccgccctCCCGAGCCCCCGTCTCCGCACCTCCGCCCCCACCTCCGTCCCGGCCGGGCTTgaccgctccgccgccgcctcccccgAGCCGAGGCTacctgcccccgcccccgccgccggccCACGCCTCGGCGCCcgggccgccgcctccgccgccgccccctacTTCCTCCATTCCTTCTTATGGAGGacctccgcctcctccgccccctcccccaccggCATCCTTTGAGGCCAACGGAACAGTGGACAGCGGTTTGCCGGTCGGCGGCAAGTCGGCCTTGCTGTCTCAGATCCGCGAAGGCACCCAGCTGAAGAAGGTGGAACAAAAGGAGCGGCCGCCGGCGTCCAACACCGGGCGAAATGCGCTCCTGAACCAAATCCGAGAAGGGATCCAACTCAAACCG CGGGACGAAACAAACGACTCGCCGCCGTCCTCCCTGGCCCCCTCGGCCGGCATCGTGGGGGCGCTGATGGAGGTCATGCAGAAGAGGAGCAAGGCCATTCATTCTTCAG atgaggacgacgacgacgaagatgATGAGGACTTTGAAGATGAGGATGAATGGGATGACTAG